The genomic segment TTAAGCCAAGCCTGTAACGCGGTTATGGCGCAGCGCCCAACGGGAACCCGGCGCTGGCGATTGCCTTTACCCGTCACTAAAACCGAACCGTCGCGCAAGTCTAAATCTGTGACGTTAATACCGACCAATTCGGAAAGGCGTAAGCCCGATGAGTAAAACAGCTCGACGATGGCGCGGTCGCGCACACTGACAAAACCATCGCCTTGTACTTCCACAAATTGGTTGCTTTGATCTACATCCAGCGTTTTCGGTAATTTGCGGGCGGCTTTGGGCGCTTGCAGGCCGTTACCTGGGTTGGCATCGAGCCAGCCACGCCTTACCGCGTAGCGAAAAAAACTGCGCAGGCTGGAGAGCCAGCGCTGTAGGGTTTTACTGCTGGCGCCTTTGCGGTGTTGCTCGGCCAGCAGCATGCGAATGTCTTGGCTGTGAATATTGTCGAGAGAGGTAATGTGCCGTTCTTGGCAGCCGCTTTGCAATTTGTTCAGATCTCGCCGGTAGGCATTCAGAGTCCGCTCGGATAACTGCTTTTCGCTTTGCAGGTAACGACAAAACCCATTGATCTCGTCGTTAAAAGGTAGCCCCTGCGTCATAGCCATGGTCTTAGCTGGGCAAATAGCGCGGCATGATTCGATTGAGTACTTCGGCGATGTAGCCCAAAAATAGTGTACCCATACTGGAGCGGTAATACTTGGGGTCGCGATTGCCAATGGCAATTAGGCCGAAGGTTTTGCCGTGTACCAGAGGCACCACGGCGGCCGAGCCAATCTGTTCGGCCACATCGGTGAAAATGTAGCGGCATTCGGTATCGTTTAAGTGACCGCAAAAAGCGCGGTTGTCGCGAATCAAGGAGCCTATATGTTCGCGCGCTTGATTCATACTGACTACCCGCGCCTGGCTGCCGCCAAGGGTTGCCGCATCGCCGAACAGCATGGTGCGGGTGTAGTGAATATTGAACTCTTTATCGAAACTGTGGTGCAGGGCGTCGATAATATCGCCGAGGTCCTCGCCTTCCAACAGCTCGAGCACCAAGCGTTTGGTTTTGTCGAACAGGCGGTCGTTGTCGCGGGCGTTGTCCAGTAGCTGACTTAGGCGGTGGCGCATGTCCATGTTGCGATCGCGCAGTACGGATACCTGACGCTCTACCAGAGAAACGGCGCTGCCGCTGTCGTGGGGCAGTTCAAGCTCGGCCAATAATGATGGGTGCTCAACAAAAAAGTC from the Gilvimarinus sp. DA14 genome contains:
- a CDS encoding DUF484 family protein → MNDATDIEETLSATDVARYLAAKPDFFVEHPSLLAELELPHDSGSAVSLVERQVSVLRDRNMDMRHRLSQLLDNARDNDRLFDKTKRLVLELLEGEDLGDIIDALHHSFDKEFNIHYTRTMLFGDAATLGGSQARVVSMNQAREHIGSLIRDNRAFCGHLNDTECRYIFTDVAEQIGSAAVVPLVHGKTFGLIAIGNRDPKYYRSSMGTLFLGYIAEVLNRIMPRYLPS
- the xerC gene encoding tyrosine recombinase XerC; its protein translation is MAMTQGLPFNDEINGFCRYLQSEKQLSERTLNAYRRDLNKLQSGCQERHITSLDNIHSQDIRMLLAEQHRKGASSKTLQRWLSSLRSFFRYAVRRGWLDANPGNGLQAPKAARKLPKTLDVDQSNQFVEVQGDGFVSVRDRAIVELFYSSGLRLSELVGINVTDLDLRDGSVLVTGKGNRQRRVPVGRCAITALQAWLNERKQHAPAAEPALFLSNRGKRISQRNVQARLQQISLRQGMGQPVHPHMLRHSFASHMLESSSDLRLVQELLGHANISTTQIYTHLDFQHLAKVYDQAHPRAQKRKDKNGEE